The following is a genomic window from Caldilineales bacterium.
AAATTATAGCCAGGACGGGCGCCTTTGTCAAGCTGCAAAGGGCATAGTCTGACATTTTACTGTGATCCAATTTACAAGTCTCTGCGGAAGGCCATTGACTTTCGCCGCAGTTGCGCCTATAATGGTAGCAATCCTACAAGCTGAGGCCCAGCCGCTGTCATGGCTCCTCAGCGACGCTGACATCGAAGTTTCATCGCACAAATGATACCTGCCGCGGGCGTGCGAGCGGCGGACGGCCACAGCGCCACTGTTGAACGAGCATACGGCGGGGACGGTAGCCTCGGCGGGTTTTGGTGATCCTTGTGTACACAAACAGAGAGGAAGGCATCCCATGAAAGCGATCTTCGTTGCCGCCTGCCTGAGCCTGGCGGTGCTGGCGATGACGGCCTGCGCCCGCGCGGCCACCCCACCGCCGCCCACGGCCACGCCGTCGCCGCCCACCGCCACCCGCATCCCTCGCACCCCCACCCCGCGCCTGCCCACCCCCACCCCCATCCCACCCACCATCACCCCCATCCCCTACCTGCCCCCGCCCTCCGAGACGCCGCCCCCGATTTCGCCCAAGTATAGACTCAGCCAGGTCTACGAAAGCTTCCGTAGTCCCTCGTTGGCCGGCAACATGCTGGAAATTGCTACCACGCGCACGTTCATGGTGCATCTGCCTGCCAGCTACGATAGCGGTGACAAACGCTATCCGGTCCTCTATGCGCTGCCGTTGTGGACGACCGGAAATGCCAGGGATTTCGGCCTCCCCGAGGCGCTGGGCCGGTGGGTGGAGGCGGGGAAGATGCCGGAGGCGATCATCGTCGAGGTCGATTCGCACAGCACCCACTATGTCGGTGACTTCTACCAGAGCAACCCGGTGATCGGGGATTGGGAGGGCTACGTCGCCAAGGATCTGGTCGGCTATATCGATGGCAAGTACCGCACGCTGCCCGACCCGGCCAGTCGGGCCATCCTCGGTCTCGAGGACGCGGGCGGCGGCGGCGCCATCCACATGGGCCTGAAGCGGCCGGATGTGTTCGGCATTGTGGCCACTATGGCTCCTGGTCTCGGCTCTGAGGTCTTCCTCAAGGATTGCGCCATCAAGTCCTACTTCACCGGGAGCGGGCACATGTGGGCGCCGGCCTGGGCCTGCAAGGAATTGGCCCAGGCCCTGAGCCTGAGCTTCGCTGCCGACCCGAACAACAAGCCTGTTGCCCCTGAGCCGGCCGTCAAAGTGAATGGCAAGTGGCAGTTGACGCCTGAAGTGTGGGAAAAGGGCAAGCGGGTTCATCCTTCCTATGACCTCGAGGGCTACAGCCAACAAAGCGCCAGGCTGAAGGCCATGCTGCTGGTGCAAAGCGCCACCGATCAGGCTACCAATATCAGCAATGTGCGCAATTTCGTAGAAGCGATGGAAGAGATCGGGATTCCGGTCGATTACCGCGAGGTGATCACGCCCGACGAGTGGGGGCATCATTTCTGGGATAACGAAATGCTGTTCGAGTTTCTGAGCAAGCAGTTGGTGGCCGAGTAGCCAGGCGGGGCGGCCATCCACCACTCGCAGAGTTGCCAACTTTCCGAAAGTTGGCAACTCTGTTTTGTAGACAGAATTGACTTGACGCGGCCATCGAAGGTACAATCCACCATCGCAATTCGGGAACACTGTTTCATAATACGCAACATCGGCCTCGACACCAATAACCAATACCCAATAACCAACAATCACCAGGAGCCACCCATGCGCCGCCGTGACCGTCCCACCGCCCCCACCGCCGCCCCTACGCTCGACCTGCCCCACCTCGCGCCCCGGCTGGCGATGCTGAGCGCCGAGGATTGCCAGCGCATCCACCAGGCCTCGTGCGCCATTCTCGAACGCACCGGCGTGCGGGTGTATCACGAGGGCGGGCTGAAGCTGCTGCAACAGGCCGGGGCCAGGGTCGAGGGCGATTGGGTGCACATCCCGGCCGAGATGGTGGATGCCGCCATCGCCAGCGCCCCGCGCGGTTTCAACCTCTACCGGCGGGGCAGCGACCAGGTCGCCTGCATCCTCGATGGCGAACACGTCTACTTTGGCCCCGGCTCCGACACCTTGCGCTATCTCGACCCGCGCAGCGGCCGCCGCCGGGACTTCACCACTGCCGACATCGGCGACTGCATCCGCGTCTGCGACTTTCTGCCGGAGATCGGCTTCGTGATGTCGGTCGGCATCCCCCGCGATGTGCCGACGCAGCTCTATTTCCGGCACCAATACGCCGCCCTCCTGCGCAACACCGTCAAGCCGGTGGTCGTGGTCTGCAATGACCTGGCCGACATCGAAGCGATCACGGCCATGCACGCTGCGGCAGCCGGGGGGATGGAAGCCCTGTCGGCCCACCCCACCCTCTTGCTGTACTCCGAGCCAACCACGCCGCTCTCGCACGCCTACGAGGCCGTGGACAAGCTGCTGTTCGTCGCCCGCCACCGCATCCCGGTCACGCACTCGCCGGCGCCGATGATCGGCGGCACGGCCCCGATCACCATTGCTGGGGCCGTGGCCCTGGGCAATGCCGAGATGCTGAGCGGGCTGGTGATGCACCAGCTGCAGATGCCGGGGGCGCCGTTCCTGTATGGGCATGGCGTCCATCATCTGGACATGAAGGAGATGATCAGCGTCTACGGGGCGCCGGAGTTCCAACTGGCGCGGGTGATGGCGGCGGAGATGGCGCGCTTCTATCGGCTGCCGTGCTGGGGCTATGCCGGGCATTCGGACAGCGCCGTCATGGACGAGCAGGCGGCGGTGGATGCGCAGTTTTCGGTGCAGACGGCGCTGCTGGCCAAGACCAATCTCAATCACGATGTCGGTTATCTGGAGGCCGGGCTGGCGAATTCGCCCGAATTCATGGTGCTGACGAACGAGATCATCAGCATGAACCGGGCTTTCGCCCACGGTGTGCGTATCGATGACGAGTCGCTGGCAGTGGCGGTGGTGAACGATGTGGGGCCGGGCGGCCAGTTCCTCAGCCACGAGCACACGATGGCCCATTGGCGCGAGCTATGGACGCCCAAACTGTTCGACCGGCAGCGGCTCAACC
Proteins encoded in this region:
- a CDS encoding esterase family protein is translated as MKAIFVAACLSLAVLAMTACARAATPPPPTATPSPPTATRIPRTPTPRLPTPTPIPPTITPIPYLPPPSETPPPISPKYRLSQVYESFRSPSLAGNMLEIATTRTFMVHLPASYDSGDKRYPVLYALPLWTTGNARDFGLPEALGRWVEAGKMPEAIIVEVDSHSTHYVGDFYQSNPVIGDWEGYVAKDLVGYIDGKYRTLPDPASRAILGLEDAGGGGAIHMGLKRPDVFGIVATMAPGLGSEVFLKDCAIKSYFTGSGHMWAPAWACKELAQALSLSFAADPNNKPVAPEPAVKVNGKWQLTPEVWEKGKRVHPSYDLEGYSQQSARLKAMLLVQSATDQATNISNVRNFVEAMEEIGIPVDYREVITPDEWGHHFWDNEMLFEFLSKQLVAE
- a CDS encoding trimethylamine methyltransferase family protein, yielding MRRRDRPTAPTAAPTLDLPHLAPRLAMLSAEDCQRIHQASCAILERTGVRVYHEGGLKLLQQAGARVEGDWVHIPAEMVDAAIASAPRGFNLYRRGSDQVACILDGEHVYFGPGSDTLRYLDPRSGRRRDFTTADIGDCIRVCDFLPEIGFVMSVGIPRDVPTQLYFRHQYAALLRNTVKPVVVVCNDLADIEAITAMHAAAAGGMEALSAHPTLLLYSEPTTPLSHAYEAVDKLLFVARHRIPVTHSPAPMIGGTAPITIAGAVALGNAEMLSGLVMHQLQMPGAPFLYGHGVHHLDMKEMISVYGAPEFQLARVMAAEMARFYRLPCWGYAGHSDSAVMDEQAAVDAQFSVQTALLAKTNLNHDVGYLEAGLANSPEFMVLTNEIISMNRAFAHGVRIDDESLAVAVVNDVGPGGQFLSHEHTMAHWRELWTPKLFDRQRLNPWVEKGGKDARTRVREMTLAILDSHQSEPLPAAVDAEIDYILQRG